One stretch of Nocardia mangyaensis DNA includes these proteins:
- a CDS encoding Uma2 family endonuclease, with the protein MSNPSTELPHLPDRMTWAELNALPPDQSERIELVKGHPVWVRTGPPEHQRFATRLRNALENAARRSMKALPGECWQVDTETNVFLSRTKDDFLTPDFMVYHCPDEPWTPIFAEDVVIVGEVLSPSNHIGQMLTKQARYAEAGISEYWEILLDREGRRIDTILTYVLATPTDLPTGVTPLRPRQYALVSEWSPTVHPQIELGHPFPLTLNWADLEY; encoded by the coding sequence ATGTCGAATCCGTCAACGGAGCTTCCCCACCTGCCCGATCGGATGACCTGGGCCGAGTTGAACGCCCTGCCCCCCGACCAGTCGGAACGTATCGAACTGGTCAAAGGGCATCCGGTCTGGGTTCGCACCGGCCCGCCAGAGCACCAACGCTTCGCTACTCGCCTGCGCAACGCACTGGAGAACGCCGCGCGACGCAGCATGAAAGCCCTCCCCGGCGAATGCTGGCAGGTGGACACCGAGACCAATGTCTTCCTGAGTCGTACCAAGGACGACTTTCTGACCCCGGATTTCATGGTCTACCACTGTCCCGACGAACCATGGACTCCCATCTTCGCCGAGGACGTCGTCATCGTCGGCGAAGTGCTGTCCCCGTCCAACCACATCGGCCAGATGCTGACCAAACAGGCCCGCTATGCCGAAGCCGGGATCAGCGAGTACTGGGAGATACTCCTGGACCGCGAAGGTCGCCGCATCGACACCATCTTGACCTACGTCCTGGCGACGCCCACCGACCTGCCGACCGGAGTCACACCGCTGCGGCCGCGCCAGTACGCACTCGTCAGCGAGTGGTCTCCGACCGTCCATCCCCAGATCGAGCTGGGCCACCCCTTCCCCCTCACTCTGAACTGGGCCGACCTCGAGTACTGA
- a CDS encoding AAA family ATPase, which translates to MVINGARQTGKSTLAEQCLRGSSDVTKRYLDDVRTRTSAAADPAAFPDVPGTMMIDEVQRVPTCGCRSNMPLIATHGPAISYPPYRTPTTRPVLQFLPRRHHETRRASGR; encoded by the coding sequence GTGGTCATCAACGGCGCTCGACAAACCGGGAAGAGCACCCTTGCTGAGCAATGCCTGCGTGGATCCTCGGATGTGACCAAACGCTACCTCGACGATGTGCGGACCCGCACGTCCGCAGCCGCCGATCCGGCAGCCTTTCCCGACGTCCCCGGCACGATGATGATCGACGAAGTACAGCGCGTCCCGACCTGTGGCTGTCGATCAAACATGCCGTTGATCGCGACCCACGGCCCGGCCATTTCCTATCCGCCGTACCGCACCCCGACGACGCGCCCAGTTCTTCAGTTCCTGCCTCGACGACATCATGAGACGCGACGTGCATCAGGTCGCTGA
- a CDS encoding protein disulfide oxidoreductase, producing the protein MKIGRMAAGLLVAAILAVGCGAGDNDSPAPLVPASAPAGPASGPQSAAVPEQLRFTSTTVDGAEFSGESLAGKAAVLWFWAPWCPTCQREAPGIADAAKAHTDVRFVGVAALDSEPAMRDFVAKYDLGFFPNLADVDGTVWQRFGVTQQPAYAFVGADGRVDVLRGSLSESELATWIRQLDRG; encoded by the coding sequence ATGAAGATCGGACGGATGGCTGCGGGCCTGCTGGTCGCCGCGATCCTCGCGGTGGGCTGCGGGGCGGGCGACAACGACTCTCCGGCACCGCTTGTGCCTGCCTCTGCTCCAGCGGGGCCGGCGAGCGGACCGCAGAGCGCAGCGGTTCCCGAGCAGTTGCGCTTCACCTCGACCACCGTCGACGGCGCCGAATTCTCGGGGGAGTCGTTGGCGGGTAAGGCCGCGGTGTTGTGGTTCTGGGCGCCGTGGTGCCCGACCTGTCAGCGGGAAGCGCCGGGGATCGCCGATGCGGCGAAAGCGCACACCGATGTGCGGTTCGTCGGGGTGGCGGCGTTGGACTCCGAGCCCGCCATGCGCGATTTCGTCGCGAAATACGACCTCGGGTTCTTCCCGAATCTCGCCGATGTCGATGGCACGGTGTGGCAGCGCTTCGGCGTCACTCAACAGCCCGCCTATGCGTTCGTCGGTGCGGACGGACGCGTCGACGTGCTCCGAGGCAGCCTCTCGGAGTCGGAGCTGGCCACCTGGATCCGGCAGCTCGATCGCGGCTGA
- a CDS encoding cytochrome c biogenesis CcdA family protein codes for MNSQTVGFAFAAGLVAALNPCGFALLPSYLTLVVLGTEGARTRVSALGRAVTATAAMATGFLLVFGTFGLLIAPLTSMVQRYLPAVTVLIGVALAGLGVWLLTGRELVVLLPKSGRGAPTARLGSMLGYGIAYAVASLSCTIGPFLAVTSSTFRSGSVLGGIAAYLAYAAGMALLVGTLALVVALAGAQAVTRMRKVLPYVSRLSGVLMVVAGVYVAYYGVYELRLFAGATDADDPVIEGAAWIQQILADAVERIGAVTLLAVVAALMVLVVGAAGLRRRRKSSKISSATSDRE; via the coding sequence ATGAACAGTCAGACAGTCGGATTCGCGTTCGCGGCCGGTCTGGTCGCGGCGTTGAATCCTTGTGGATTCGCGCTGCTGCCCAGTTACCTGACACTGGTGGTGCTCGGCACCGAGGGCGCGCGCACTCGTGTGTCTGCCCTCGGTCGGGCGGTGACCGCGACCGCCGCGATGGCCACGGGGTTCCTGCTCGTATTCGGAACTTTCGGCTTGCTGATCGCACCATTGACCTCGATGGTGCAGCGGTATCTGCCCGCCGTCACCGTGCTGATCGGGGTAGCCCTGGCCGGGCTCGGCGTCTGGTTGCTGACGGGGCGGGAACTGGTCGTGCTGCTGCCCAAGTCGGGGCGCGGAGCCCCCACCGCCCGACTGGGGTCGATGCTGGGCTACGGCATCGCGTACGCGGTCGCTTCGCTGTCGTGCACCATCGGCCCGTTCCTCGCGGTGACGAGTTCGACCTTCCGCAGCGGCTCGGTCCTCGGCGGCATCGCGGCCTATCTGGCCTATGCCGCTGGAATGGCGCTGCTCGTGGGCACTCTGGCGCTCGTGGTGGCCCTCGCGGGTGCTCAGGCGGTGACGAGGATGCGCAAAGTACTGCCGTATGTGTCGCGCCTCAGCGGAGTCTTGATGGTGGTCGCCGGGGTGTATGTCGCCTACTACGGCGTGTACGAACTGCGACTGTTCGCCGGTGCCACCGATGCCGACGATCCGGTCATCGAAGGCGCGGCCTGGATCCAGCAGATCCTGGCCGATGCGGTCGAGCGCATCGGCGCGGTGACGTTGCTGGCCGTTGTCGCCGCATTGATGGTGCTCGTTGTCGGTGCGGCCGGACTCCGTCGCCGACGAAAGAGCAGCAAGATTTCGAGCGCGACCAGCGATCGGGAGTAA